The following are encoded in a window of Bacillus sp. SORGH_AS_0510 genomic DNA:
- a CDS encoding metallophosphoesterase, translating into MEKIAVISDIHGNIPALKSVLSDIDSRNIKRIICLGDLVGKGPQSSMAIQLIQKHCERVIRGNWDDFFPKPQESAMIKWHQNQLTKKQMDYLKDLPFSVEFLMSGKLVRMFHASPRSVYERIQPWDSLERRLSMFENNANTENIEGKREPDVVCYGDIHNAYQQNIKGKTLCNVGSIGNPLDLPQASYAILEGTYNQTEKGVFSIQLVRVPYDIELAIHLAKEAGMPELEEYIQELTSAKYRGLNK; encoded by the coding sequence ATGGAAAAAATCGCTGTCATTTCAGACATTCATGGTAATATCCCCGCACTAAAATCGGTACTAAGTGATATAGATTCTAGAAACATTAAGAGAATTATTTGCCTAGGTGATTTAGTAGGAAAAGGCCCCCAATCTAGTATGGCCATACAACTAATTCAAAAGCATTGTGAACGTGTGATTAGAGGAAATTGGGATGATTTTTTTCCTAAACCCCAAGAATCGGCAATGATTAAGTGGCATCAAAACCAATTAACAAAAAAACAAATGGATTATTTAAAAGACCTCCCCTTTTCCGTTGAGTTTTTGATGAGTGGAAAACTAGTCAGGATGTTTCATGCTTCACCAAGAAGTGTGTATGAAAGAATTCAGCCATGGGATTCACTTGAACGACGTTTAAGTATGTTCGAAAACAATGCAAACACAGAAAATATAGAAGGAAAAAGGGAGCCGGATGTCGTTTGTTATGGAGATATTCATAATGCTTATCAGCAAAATATAAAAGGGAAAACTTTATGCAATGTCGGCAGCATCGGTAATCCACTTGATCTCCCTCAAGCCTCCTATGCCATACTTGAGGGAACATATAACCAAACTGAAAAAGGTGTGTTTTCGATACAGCTTGTTCGTGTACCATATGATATCGAATTAGCAATCCATTTAGCAAAAGAAGCGGGAATGCCTGAGCTGGAAGAATATATTCAAGAATTAACCTCGGCAAAATATAGAGGGTTAAATAAATAG
- a CDS encoding copper homeostasis protein CutC, which translates to MLKEVCVENFTWVPMAIARGGNRIELCDNLSIGGTTVSHGVAAKTIRYCHLHHTKVMTMVRPRGGNFIYSNEEIEIMQNDIVHFKQLGTDGVVIGCLNESGWIDENSFGQLLDSAKGLDVTFHMAFDHIKPEYQLEAIDWLAEHGVNRILTHGGPESSSIEGNLNRLKELVDYAKDKIIIMPGGGITDKNLSFIASKLKISEVHGTKIVGQLDLI; encoded by the coding sequence ATGCTTAAAGAAGTTTGTGTTGAAAATTTTACATGGGTTCCTATGGCTATTGCGCGAGGTGGAAACCGAATTGAACTATGTGACAATCTGTCAATAGGGGGTACCACTGTTAGTCACGGGGTAGCTGCAAAAACTATTAGATATTGTCACCTTCACCATACGAAGGTAATGACCATGGTTAGACCCAGAGGTGGGAACTTTATCTATTCCAATGAAGAAATCGAGATTATGCAAAATGACATTGTCCATTTCAAACAGTTAGGGACAGACGGAGTGGTAATTGGCTGTTTAAATGAGTCTGGTTGGATTGATGAGAATTCCTTCGGTCAGTTGTTGGATTCCGCGAAAGGGCTTGATGTAACTTTTCATATGGCATTTGATCATATTAAACCTGAATATCAACTTGAAGCTATTGATTGGCTTGCTGAGCATGGTGTGAATCGGATTTTAACTCACGGTGGGCCAGAATCAAGTTCAATCGAAGGAAACCTAAACCGGTTAAAAGAATTAGTGGACTATGCAAAAGATAAAATCATTATTATGCCCGGTGGTGGAATTACAGACAAAAACCTAAGTTTTATTGCTAGTAAGCTTAAAATAAGTGAAGTACACGGGACAAAAATAGTAGGGCAACTGGATTTGATCTAA
- a CDS encoding efflux RND transporter permease subunit: MQSWIKFSLKNAGVIFIAMLMVIAGGIYSVKTMKMESMPNVDIPYIIVQVPYVGATPEQGLEDIGKPMETTLSGIKKLDNLYIEAHSNVVVGILEFEMSKDMDEAEKDVTTAVASIKLPEGAEKPQILKDGPAAAPVFEFALSSETANQSDLTQYINEHIKPALSGIDGAGTIEISGETEKQVAIKLNPGKMKSYGITYETVKQTFLAHHFSFPAGQMNVEDKTLNVQADYKLGSVKDVQDIQILAQGQTGIQKVSLSEIADVSYSNKKETVYTRLNEKPAVLVEMKAQAGSNTVEVVGQAKEKLDALDLPAGYKLTKLYDTSKEVKTSVNGMLREVLLGTLFAVIVTFLFLRNIRATIVAVLSIPLSILASMVTMKYLDYSLNMMTLAGIAVAVGRVIDDSIVVIENVYRRTLTSTRRDERMVLTAAKEVGGAITSSTLTTIAVFGPLSFVPGIIGRFFAPFGITVIVALAFSLIVSLTVVPLLAKLFLLKIKHKEVKESWFEKAYKHTLTWVLNKRAITIVIAVVMFAGSLALVPMIPKNFLPQEKAVSYRLTGDLPAGTSLIKANELAVKVEEVLAQEKQIKNVQTIVNGEHIRFSIDLKDDITKEQTNDFEKKVRTEVEKLDAQMKVALAPVGIVGTSGLALMVEGANAKDLETAGKRIVDKIKDIDGLENVESNLSGVKEQLQLKINDQKAAEKGLSPIMVAGFVRQLISGDHVGDMQVDGKTTSVNLLLAGDPAQSINDILSQTIMNPMGVPVTLSDVATLTKQPSPSALYRLNQQQYVQVSGRITTDNTSGVQAEVDKRLKELDLPKGITYHSEGQAQAMNEGFTNMTIAMAVAVVLVFIVMLVAFGNTLMPVSILSSLPFLFSGGLLGLYLTNQALGMPALVGFLMLIGIVVTNAIVLMERVKQNEKKGMEIKAALLEAGKTRLRPILMTALATIGALLPLALSSEGGLISRSLAIVVISGLLTSTLLTLVIVPTTYHILRSIKERFSRKNEVTVTSAARSVSKMTGLLK, from the coding sequence ATGCAATCGTGGATTAAATTTTCTTTAAAGAATGCAGGGGTTATTTTTATCGCCATGTTAATGGTGATCGCAGGCGGTATTTATTCGGTTAAAACGATGAAGATGGAGTCGATGCCGAATGTCGATATTCCGTATATCATCGTACAGGTTCCATATGTTGGAGCTACCCCTGAACAAGGATTAGAGGATATAGGGAAGCCAATGGAAACGACCTTGTCTGGAATCAAGAAACTGGATAATCTCTATATTGAAGCACATAGCAATGTAGTTGTTGGAATTCTCGAATTTGAAATGAGCAAGGACATGGACGAAGCGGAAAAAGATGTGACCACAGCAGTTGCTTCAATCAAGCTCCCGGAAGGTGCGGAGAAACCGCAAATTCTAAAGGACGGTCCAGCTGCCGCACCAGTATTTGAGTTTGCTCTTTCTTCAGAAACAGCTAATCAATCCGACTTAACTCAGTATATTAATGAACACATCAAGCCGGCCCTTAGCGGAATCGATGGTGCAGGTACAATTGAGATTTCTGGTGAGACAGAAAAGCAGGTAGCGATCAAACTTAATCCGGGAAAGATGAAGAGTTACGGGATTACATATGAGACAGTCAAACAAACATTTTTAGCTCACCATTTTTCCTTTCCTGCTGGTCAAATGAATGTAGAGGATAAAACACTAAATGTTCAAGCTGATTACAAGCTTGGTTCGGTAAAGGATGTACAGGATATTCAAATTTTGGCACAAGGACAGACTGGTATCCAAAAGGTCAGTTTGTCAGAAATCGCCGACGTTTCCTATAGCAATAAAAAGGAAACCGTTTATACTCGCTTAAACGAAAAACCGGCTGTTTTAGTTGAAATGAAGGCGCAAGCAGGTTCCAATACGGTTGAAGTAGTGGGGCAGGCAAAGGAAAAGTTGGATGCATTAGACCTTCCAGCCGGCTATAAATTAACCAAATTATATGATACCTCAAAAGAAGTCAAAACATCTGTTAATGGAATGCTGCGTGAGGTATTGCTAGGTACCTTGTTTGCGGTTATTGTGACGTTCTTGTTTTTACGAAATATTAGAGCAACGATTGTTGCCGTATTATCCATTCCATTATCAATTTTGGCTTCTATGGTCACCATGAAATATTTGGACTATAGCTTAAACATGATGACACTGGCTGGAATCGCGGTTGCTGTCGGACGGGTCATTGACGACTCCATTGTAGTCATTGAGAACGTATACCGTCGAACTTTAACGAGCACAAGACGCGATGAGCGAATGGTGTTAACGGCAGCCAAAGAGGTTGGAGGTGCCATTACTTCCTCCACTCTGACAACTATTGCCGTATTTGGTCCACTTTCCTTTGTTCCAGGAATTATTGGCCGCTTCTTTGCACCGTTTGGCATCACAGTTATCGTGGCGCTCGCGTTTTCACTGATTGTTTCACTAACGGTTGTACCGTTGTTGGCAAAATTATTCTTATTGAAGATAAAGCATAAAGAAGTGAAAGAAAGTTGGTTTGAAAAAGCGTATAAGCATACATTGACATGGGTCTTAAATAAACGAGCGATTACGATAGTAATAGCAGTGGTAATGTTTGCCGGATCGCTCGCACTGGTTCCGATGATTCCAAAGAACTTTTTACCACAGGAAAAAGCTGTTTCTTATCGGTTAACTGGGGATTTACCAGCTGGAACCTCACTGATAAAAGCGAACGAACTCGCTGTCAAGGTTGAAGAAGTGCTAGCTCAAGAAAAACAAATTAAAAATGTGCAAACAATTGTGAATGGGGAGCATATTCGTTTTTCCATAGATTTAAAGGATGACATCACGAAGGAACAGACCAATGATTTTGAAAAAAAGGTAAGAACAGAAGTAGAGAAATTGGACGCTCAAATGAAAGTCGCACTCGCTCCTGTGGGGATCGTTGGAACAAGCGGTTTAGCTTTAATGGTCGAGGGAGCAAATGCCAAAGATTTAGAGACTGCCGGTAAACGGATTGTAGATAAAATTAAAGATATTGATGGTTTGGAAAATGTCGAATCGAACCTCTCTGGCGTGAAGGAACAGCTTCAATTGAAAATCAATGACCAAAAAGCCGCAGAAAAAGGGTTAAGTCCTATTATGGTTGCAGGCTTCGTTAGACAGTTGATTTCAGGCGATCATGTGGGTGACATGCAAGTAGATGGGAAAACAACCAGTGTAAATTTATTATTGGCGGGAGACCCAGCCCAATCCATTAATGATATCTTGAGCCAAACAATCATGAATCCGATGGGGGTTCCAGTCACTTTATCAGATGTGGCGACACTTACGAAGCAGCCAAGTCCTTCTGCATTGTACCGATTAAATCAACAGCAATATGTCCAGGTTTCTGGCCGTATCACGACGGATAATACTTCTGGTGTGCAGGCAGAGGTCGATAAGCGTCTGAAAGAGTTAGACTTACCAAAGGGAATTACCTATCATTCAGAAGGCCAAGCGCAAGCAATGAATGAAGGATTTACAAATATGACGATTGCGATGGCGGTTGCAGTTGTGCTCGTATTTATCGTCATGCTTGTCGCGTTTGGAAATACGTTAATGCCAGTGTCGATCTTGTCTTCTCTGCCATTCTTGTTCTCTGGCGGATTGTTGGGCTTATATCTGACGAATCAAGCACTCGGTATGCCAGCATTGGTTGGCTTCCTTATGTTAATTGGAATTGTGGTGACCAATGCGATTGTGTTAATGGAACGAGTAAAGCAAAATGAGAAAAAGGGTATGGAAATCAAAGCAGCTTTGCTTGAAGCAGGTAAGACACGTCTTCGCCCGATCTTGATGACCGCGCTAGCGACAATTGGTGCGCTGTTACCTTTAGCTTTGTCCAGTGAAGGTGGATTAATCTCAAGGTCTTTGGCGATTGTGGTTATTTCTGGATTGCTGACTTCAACGTTGTTAACATTGGTGATTGTACCAACCACCTATCATATTTTACGATCTATTAAGGAGAGATTTAGTAGAAAGAATGAAGTAACAGTGACTAGCGCTGCAAGAAGTGTTTCCAAGATGACGGGGCTATTGAAATAA
- a CDS encoding electron transfer flavoprotein subunit alpha/FixB family protein: protein MDFKDYKGVWVFIEQKDGEVASVSLELLGAGRKLADKRGVELAGILIGENVKSLTKTVFEYGADTVYVYDQPIFKHYRTETYMKALLECSDKHKPEIILYGATSTGKDLASAVATDLPTGLTADTTELDVEEETGLLLASRPAFGGNIMATILCKKYRPQMATVRAKVMKALEPEPGRTGRIVEETIPLKEDDIRTKVLEIVKETVKKVRIDEADIIVAGGKGLGSYEGFRLIHQLAETLGGAVGASRDVVEAGWIDHAHQVGQTGVTVTPKIYFAIGISGAIQHIVGMKNSGLIIAINKDKEAPIFQNCHYGIVGDAFEIVPILIEQFKHALSKDKVLK from the coding sequence TTGGATTTCAAAGATTACAAAGGTGTTTGGGTATTTATTGAACAAAAGGATGGAGAGGTTGCTTCTGTTTCCCTTGAACTTTTGGGTGCCGGAAGAAAGCTGGCAGACAAACGGGGAGTCGAATTGGCGGGTATTCTAATCGGAGAAAATGTTAAATCTTTAACAAAGACCGTATTTGAATATGGAGCAGATACCGTGTATGTATACGATCAACCGATCTTTAAGCATTACCGCACCGAAACCTATATGAAGGCACTGTTAGAGTGTAGTGATAAACATAAACCAGAAATTATCCTTTACGGAGCGACTTCAACAGGCAAAGACTTGGCAAGCGCGGTAGCTACCGATCTGCCGACGGGTTTGACAGCGGATACGACGGAGTTGGATGTGGAGGAGGAAACCGGGTTATTATTGGCGAGCCGTCCTGCTTTTGGTGGAAACATAATGGCAACTATTTTATGTAAAAAATATCGGCCTCAAATGGCGACAGTCCGTGCCAAAGTGATGAAGGCATTGGAACCAGAGCCGGGAAGAACAGGAAGAATTGTCGAAGAAACAATCCCCTTAAAAGAAGATGATATTCGGACAAAAGTCTTGGAAATTGTAAAGGAAACGGTAAAGAAAGTAAGAATCGACGAAGCCGACATAATTGTGGCAGGTGGAAAAGGATTAGGGAGCTACGAGGGATTCCGGTTAATACACCAATTGGCGGAAACGCTTGGAGGAGCTGTTGGTGCCAGCAGGGATGTGGTGGAAGCGGGTTGGATTGATCACGCACATCAAGTAGGGCAAACGGGCGTGACGGTGACGCCAAAGATTTATTTTGCAATTGGCATTTCGGGTGCCATTCAGCATATTGTTGGAATGAAAAATTCCGGTTTAATTATTGCCATTAATAAAGACAAAGAAGCTCCTATTTTTCAGAACTGCCATTATGGAATTGTTGGCGATGCCTTTGAGATTGTCCCTATACTGATCGAACAGTTTAAACATGCACTTTCTAAGGATAAGGTATTGAAATAA
- a CDS encoding electron transfer flavoprotein subunit beta/FixA family protein — translation MLHIVACIKQVPDTKIIKMNPKTNTMDRRTAPAILNPYDAHAVEEAVRLKQRYGGIVSVVTMGPPPAVTAIKKCIEIGADEGYLITDRRFAGADTLATSYAVTKAIEKIAKQKPVDLIICGKMSIDGDTGQVGPGIARRLDIPPLTSVNKVVEINQEEGYAIVHRKLEDGYEVVRSTLPCLFSVEKTINEVPYSPFPNMIKAARYQPHIWSVDDLEGVDIKQLGLKGSPTIVSKVWAPQKPAGGKFLEGNPTAQVEQLLSVLLEKKELFETKEGM, via the coding sequence ATGCTGCATATTGTAGCTTGTATCAAGCAAGTACCTGACACCAAAATTATTAAGATGAATCCAAAAACAAATACGATGGACCGCAGAACCGCGCCTGCGATATTGAATCCGTATGATGCGCATGCTGTTGAAGAGGCCGTTCGTTTAAAGCAAAGATATGGAGGGATTGTATCTGTTGTCACGATGGGGCCTCCTCCAGCAGTTACCGCGATTAAGAAGTGTATTGAAATCGGGGCCGATGAAGGCTATTTGATTACCGACCGCCGGTTTGCGGGTGCCGATACGTTGGCAACGAGCTATGCTGTGACCAAGGCAATTGAAAAAATCGCAAAACAAAAGCCCGTAGATTTGATCATTTGTGGAAAAATGTCCATCGATGGCGATACCGGTCAAGTCGGACCAGGAATAGCGAGAAGACTCGATATTCCACCGTTAACTTCGGTAAATAAAGTCGTGGAAATCAACCAAGAAGAAGGATATGCCATTGTCCATCGCAAGCTGGAGGATGGATATGAAGTGGTCCGTTCTACATTACCGTGTTTGTTTTCTGTGGAAAAAACAATCAATGAAGTGCCGTATTCCCCATTTCCGAACATGATAAAAGCTGCCAGATATCAGCCACATATTTGGTCTGTTGACGATCTGGAAGGTGTGGATATTAAACAGCTTGGATTGAAGGGATCCCCAACGATTGTCTCAAAAGTATGGGCACCGCAAAAGCCGGCAGGGGGAAAGTTCCTCGAAGGCAACCCAACAGCACAAGTAGAGCAATTGCTCTCTGTCCTGCTTGAAAAGAAGGAACTGTTCGAAACAAAGGAGGGCATGTAA